In Oryza sativa Japonica Group chromosome 3, ASM3414082v1, one DNA window encodes the following:
- the LOC4334509 gene encoding calreticulin-2 isoform X2 produces MLRSEKTEDEKNLIVPLTLLDCFQQCYADEEDYSDLLTLRIDHFAPVHFLSGTGIAIVEIKCLAKDGWEDRWVKSEWKKEDNTVGEWNHTAGKWNGDTNNKGIQTSEDYRFYAISAEYPEFSNKDKTLVLQFSVKHEQKLDCGGGYVKLLGGDVDQKKFGGETPYSIMFGPDICGYATKKVHAILTKGVFEEKEIEKIGKPKNGNNHLIKKDVPCETDQLTHVYTLIIRPDAKYSILIDNTEKRTGSIYGDCDNLPPKKKKDPEAKKVDVMGKD; encoded by the exons ATGCTAAGATCAGAGAAGACAGAGGACGAAAAGAATTTAATAGTACCACTCACTTTGCTCGATTGCTTCCAACAATGTTATGCCGATGAGGAGGATTATAGTGACTTGCTCACTTTGAGAATTGACCATTTTGCCCCTGTACATTTCCTGTCTGGAACTGGTATAGCTATAGTTGAGATAAAGTGTTTAGCTAAAG ATGGATGGGAGGATCGGTGGGTCAAATCTGAGTGGAAGAAGGAGGACAACACAGTCGGCGAGTGGAACCACACGGCCGGCAAGTGGAACGGCGACACCAACAACAAGG GTATCCAGACATCAGAGGACTACAGATTCTACGCCATTTCGGCCGAGTACCCTGAGTTCAGCAACAAGGACAAGACCCTCGTGCTGCAGTTCTCGGTGAAGCACGAGCAGAAGctcgactgcggcggcggctacgtGAAATTGCTTGGCGGCGATGTTGACCAGAAGAAGTTTGGTGGCGAGACACCGTACAG CATCATGTTTGGACCAGATATCTGCGGGTATGCCACCAAGAAGGTTCACGCTATCcttactaagggtgtgtttgaggagaaggagatagagaagattgggaag cctaagaaCGGCAATAACCATCTGATCAAGAAGGACGTGCCATGCGAGACCGATCAACTGACACACGTCTACACCTTGATCATCCGTCCTGACGCCAAATACAGCATTCTGATTGATAACACTGAGAAGCGAACTGGAAGCATCTATGGTGATTGTGATAATCTTCctccaaagaagaagaaggatcCTGAAGCCAAGAAG gttgatgtgatgggaaaggactga
- the LOC4334509 gene encoding calreticulin-2 isoform X1, which translates to MLRSEKTEDEKNLIVPLTLLDCFQQCYADEEDYSDLLTLRIDHFAPVHFLSGTGIAIVEIKCLAKDGWEDRWVKSEWKKEDNTVGEWNHTAGKWNGDTNNKGIQTSEDYRFYAISAEYPEFSNKDKTLVLQFSVKHEQKLDCGGGYVKLLGGDVDQKKFGGETPYSIMFGPDICGYATKKVHAILTKGVFEEKEIEKIGKPKNGNNHLIKKDVPCETDQLTHVYTLIIRPDAKYSILIDNTEKRTGSIYGDCDNLPPKKKKDPEAKKPEDGLCLVQHKVCILVEIGDNVTEKLCVYNRLM; encoded by the exons ATGCTAAGATCAGAGAAGACAGAGGACGAAAAGAATTTAATAGTACCACTCACTTTGCTCGATTGCTTCCAACAATGTTATGCCGATGAGGAGGATTATAGTGACTTGCTCACTTTGAGAATTGACCATTTTGCCCCTGTACATTTCCTGTCTGGAACTGGTATAGCTATAGTTGAGATAAAGTGTTTAGCTAAAG ATGGATGGGAGGATCGGTGGGTCAAATCTGAGTGGAAGAAGGAGGACAACACAGTCGGCGAGTGGAACCACACGGCCGGCAAGTGGAACGGCGACACCAACAACAAGG GTATCCAGACATCAGAGGACTACAGATTCTACGCCATTTCGGCCGAGTACCCTGAGTTCAGCAACAAGGACAAGACCCTCGTGCTGCAGTTCTCGGTGAAGCACGAGCAGAAGctcgactgcggcggcggctacgtGAAATTGCTTGGCGGCGATGTTGACCAGAAGAAGTTTGGTGGCGAGACACCGTACAG CATCATGTTTGGACCAGATATCTGCGGGTATGCCACCAAGAAGGTTCACGCTATCcttactaagggtgtgtttgaggagaaggagatagagaagattgggaag cctaagaaCGGCAATAACCATCTGATCAAGAAGGACGTGCCATGCGAGACCGATCAACTGACACACGTCTACACCTTGATCATCCGTCCTGACGCCAAATACAGCATTCTGATTGATAACACTGAGAAGCGAACTGGAAGCATCTATGGTGATTGTGATAATCTTCctccaaagaagaagaaggatcCTGAAGCCAAGAAG CCAGAAGacgggctgtgtttagttcagcacaaagtttgtattttggttgaaattggagataatgtgactgaaaagttgtgtgtgtataacaggttgatgtga
- the LOC9266866 gene encoding blue copper protein, whose amino-acid sequence MAMAMNSVLVLMLGLAMAATSSAAVYKVGDTSGWTILGNVNYTDWAVKKTFHVGDTIEFKYPQGIHNVVEVKKADYDSCTNSSPIATHTSGDDKIAIKAAGHRFFICGVPGHCAAGQKVNIRVLKPQRSSSSDAPSPAPAASKRGAAAAPSPAVSSSPPESSSPTTDSSSSSTTTAPAPNASAAAGGGGAKAAFAAVALALVAATAMLQ is encoded by the exons ATGGCAATGGCCATGAACAGTGTGCTGGTGCTGATGCTCGGGCTCGCAATGGCGGCgacatcgtcggcggcggtctACAAGGTCGGCGACACCTCCGGCTGGACCATCCTCGGCAATGTCAATTACACTGACTGGGCTGTCAAGAAGACCTTCCATGTTGGGGACACCATAG AGTTCAAGTACCCGCAGGGGATTCACAACGTGGTGGAGGTGAAGAAGGCGGACTACGACAGCTGCACCAACTCGTCGCCGATCGCCACGCACACCTCCGGCGACGACAAGATCGCCATCaaggccgccggccaccgcttcTTCATCTGCGGCGTCCCCGGCCACTGCGCCGCCGGCCAGAAGGTCAACATCCGCGTCCTCAAGCCAcagcgctcctcctcctctgacgCCCCTTCCccggcgcccgccgcctccaagcgcggcgccgccgccgcgccgtcccccgccgtctcgtcgtcgccgccggagtcctcctcccccaccacgGACAGCTCGTCCTCCTCCACGACCACCGCTCCGGCGCCcaacgccagcgccgccgccggcggcggcggcgctaaggCGGCCTTCGCTGCCGTGGCGTTGGCGCTGGTCGCCGCCACGGCGATGCTACAGTAG
- the LOC9269350 gene encoding cycloartenol-C-24-methyltransferase 1-like: MSKTSALDLASGLGGKIRKEQVKSAVDQYENYHEIYGGEVESRTSNYADLANKYYDLVTSFYEYGWGESFHFGSRWQGETLRESLKRHEHFLALQLGLKKGMKVLDVGCGIGGPLREIARFSSASVTGLNNNAYQISRGKELNFSVGLSETCNFVKADFMNMPIPDATFDAAYAIEATCHAPDAVGVYREICRVLKPGQLFALDEWCMTDKYDPGNSRHRSIKAEIELGNGLPDIRTTKQCIQALKDAGFEVVSVKDLAEDSPLPWYLPLDSSQFSLNGFRLTRVGRFITHMLVKTLECLHVAPQGSLRVSSFLETAAEGLVKGAKEGIFTPIFFVLARKPLDKQPEI; encoded by the exons ATGTCGAAGACGAGTGCCCTGGATCTTGCTTCAGGATTAGGAGGGAAGATCAGAAAGGAGCAAGTCAAATCGGCCGTGGATCA GTATGAGAATTATCATGAAATTTATGGAGGTGAAGTGGAATCAAGGACATCCAACTACGCTGATTTG GCAAACAAGTATTATGATCTTGTCACCAGTTTCTACGAATACGGCTGGGGAGAATCATTCCATTTCGGCAGCAG ATGGCAAGGAGAAACTTTACGCGAAAGCCTTAAGCGTCATGAGCATTTTCTGGCCTTGCAACTCGGCCTCAAGAAGGGCATGAAG GTCCTAGACGTGGGGTGTGGCATTGGAGGACCCTTGAGAGAGATTGCCAGATTCAG CTCAGCATCGGTGACTGGACTGAACAACAATGCGTACCAGATATCAAGGGGCAAG GAACTCAACTTTTCTGTCGGTTTGAGTGAAACCTGCAACTTTGTCAAG GCTGACTTCATGAACATGCCTATCCCTGATGCCACCTTCGACGCAGCCTACGCCATCGAGGCGACATGCCATGCCCCTGATGCT GTTGGTGTCTACAGGGAGATCTGCCGAGTGCTGAAACCAGGGCAGTTGTTCGCGTTGGACGAGTGGTGCATGACCGACAAGTATGATCCAGGCAACTCGAGGCACCGGAGCATCAAGGCCGAGATCGAGCTCGGCAATGGCCTTCCAGACATCAGAACCACCAAACAGTGCATCCAGGCTCTCAAAGACGCGGGCTTTGAG GTTGTATCGGTGAAGGATCTGGCAGAGGATTCGCCGTTGCCATGGTACCTGCCTCTTGATTCCAGCCAGTTCTCACTCAATGGCTTCCGTCTCACCCGTGTCGGCCGCTTCATCACTCACATGCTG GTAAAGACGCTCGAGTGCCTCCATGTTGCCCCACAGGGCAGCCTGAGGGTCTCCAGCTTTCTTGAGACCGCGGCCGAAGGGCTTGTGAAGGGCGCCAA GGAAGGGATCTTCACGCCCATTTTCTTCGTCTTGGCTCGGAAACCTCTGGACAAGCAGCCAGAGATCTGA